The Trichosurus vulpecula isolate mTriVul1 chromosome 4, mTriVul1.pri, whole genome shotgun sequence genome contains a region encoding:
- the LOC118848305 gene encoding 40S ribosomal protein S21-like, with translation MQNDAGEFVDMYVPRKCSASNRIIGAKDHASIQMNVAEVDKVTGRFNGQFKTYAICGAIRRMGESDDSILRLAKNDGIVSKNF, from the coding sequence ATGCAGAACGACGCCGGAGAGTTCGTGGATATGTACGTGCCGCGGAAATGTTCTGCGAGCAACAGGATCATCGGGGCCAAGGACCACGCGTCCATCCAGATGAACGTGGCCGAGGTTGACAAGGTTACAGGCAGATTCAATGGCCAGTTTAAAACCTATGCAATTTGTGGAGCAATTCGTAGAATGGGGGAATCTGATGACTCTATTCTCCGACTGGCAAAAAATGATGGTATTGTTTCAAAGAACTTCTAA